The Streptomyces sp. DH-12 genome has a window encoding:
- the nirD gene encoding nitrite reductase small subunit NirD, which produces MTLALETTTGLTVRLRLTDDWLEVCGLDRLIPGRGVAALLPDGRQAAVFTDRAGRLYAIDNRDPFTGAAVLSRGLTGTHRGRPFVASPLLKQRFDLETGRCLDDDTVRVTAYEVEAA; this is translated from the coding sequence ATGACCCTGGCACTCGAGACGACCACCGGCCTGACCGTACGGCTCCGCCTGACGGACGACTGGCTCGAGGTCTGCGGCCTCGACCGGCTGATCCCCGGCCGGGGCGTGGCCGCCCTGCTGCCCGACGGCCGGCAGGCCGCGGTGTTCACCGACCGCGCGGGCCGGCTGTACGCCATCGACAACCGCGACCCGTTCACGGGCGCGGCGGTCCTCTCCCGCGGCCTCACCGGCACCCACCGGGGCCGCCCGTTCGTCGCCTCCCCGCTCCTGAAGCAGCGCTTCGACCTGGAGACGGGCCGGTGCCTGGACGACGACACGGTCCGCGTGACGGCGTACGAGGTGGAGGCGGCCTGA
- the nirB gene encoding nitrite reductase large subunit NirB, with the protein MPTDTPTLVLVGHGMVGQRFLEALAERGLTATHRVVVLCEEPRPAYDRVQLTSYFSGRTPEELSLTDPAFLADHGIELHVGDPAERVDREARTVTARSGLVVGYDVLVLATGSCPFVPPVPNKDAEGCFVYRTVEDLLAIEEYARSRARTGAVVGGGLLGLEAAGALKGLGLTSHIVEFAPRLMPVQVDEGGGAALLRTVEDMGLTVHTGVGTQEIVVDEAGAVTGMKLSDGSELATDLVVFSAGVRPRDQLARDCGLAVGERGGIAVDEQCRTVTDPRVFAVGECALAADGRVYGLVAPGYEQAETAAAAIAGDEAAFTGADLSTKLKLLGVDVASFGDAHGTADDCLDVVYSDSRAGLYKKLVIGRDGTLLGGILVGDAEAYGTLRAFTGSVPPVAPESLVLPAGAGAPAALGPSALPDDAVICSCHNVTKGTIRGAVTGHRCTTVPEVKKCTKAGTGCGSCVKALGQLLDAELEANGVEVDKGLCGCFSRTREELYEIVLALRITSHRELLDRYGREEARGGDGCEVCKPTVGSIVASLAPAIGASTYVLDGEQAALQDTNDHFLANLQRNGSYSVVPRIPGGEIAPEKLIVIGEIARDFGLYTKITGGQRIDMFGARVEQLPLIWTRLVDAGFESGHAYGKSLRTVKSCVGRTWCRYGVQDSVRMAIDLELRYRGLRSPHKLKSAVSGCQRECAEARSKDFGVIATAHGWNLYVGGNGGATPRHADLLAQDLSDDGLIRLIDRFLMFYIRTADRLERTSAWLERVPGGLDHVRDVVVHDSLGICDELEALMAAHVAHYRDEWAETVDDPEKLARFVSFVNAPDTPDPVVAFVPERGQIKPDLPLLSIGPRPADDVLEGSAQR; encoded by the coding sequence ATGCCCACGGACACCCCGACCCTCGTGCTCGTCGGCCACGGCATGGTCGGCCAGCGCTTCCTGGAGGCGCTCGCCGAGCGCGGCCTGACCGCCACGCACCGCGTGGTCGTGCTGTGCGAGGAGCCGCGTCCGGCCTACGACCGCGTGCAGCTCACCTCGTACTTCTCGGGCCGGACGCCCGAGGAACTGTCGCTGACGGACCCGGCGTTCCTCGCGGACCACGGCATCGAGCTGCACGTCGGCGACCCGGCCGAGCGCGTGGACCGCGAGGCGCGCACGGTGACCGCCCGCTCCGGGCTGGTCGTCGGCTACGACGTGCTGGTGCTGGCGACCGGCTCCTGCCCGTTCGTGCCGCCGGTGCCGAACAAGGACGCCGAGGGCTGCTTCGTCTACCGCACCGTCGAGGACCTGCTCGCCATCGAGGAGTACGCGCGGAGCCGGGCGAGGACGGGCGCGGTGGTGGGCGGCGGTCTGCTCGGTCTCGAGGCGGCCGGCGCGCTCAAGGGCCTCGGACTCACCTCGCACATCGTGGAGTTCGCACCGCGGCTGATGCCGGTGCAGGTCGACGAGGGCGGCGGCGCGGCGCTGCTGCGCACCGTCGAGGACATGGGGCTGACCGTCCACACCGGCGTCGGCACCCAGGAGATCGTGGTCGACGAGGCGGGCGCCGTCACCGGCATGAAGCTGTCCGACGGCTCCGAACTCGCCACCGACCTGGTGGTGTTCTCCGCCGGCGTCCGCCCCCGCGACCAGCTCGCCCGCGACTGCGGTCTGGCGGTCGGCGAGCGCGGCGGGATCGCCGTGGACGAGCAGTGCCGTACGGTCACCGATCCGCGCGTGTTCGCGGTCGGCGAGTGCGCGCTGGCCGCCGACGGCCGGGTGTACGGCCTGGTCGCGCCCGGCTACGAGCAGGCCGAGACGGCCGCCGCGGCCATCGCCGGGGACGAGGCCGCCTTCACCGGCGCCGACCTGTCCACCAAGCTGAAGCTGCTCGGCGTGGACGTGGCGTCCTTCGGCGACGCGCACGGCACCGCCGACGACTGCCTGGACGTCGTCTACTCCGACTCCCGCGCGGGCCTGTACAAGAAGCTGGTGATCGGCCGGGACGGCACGCTGCTCGGCGGCATCCTGGTCGGCGACGCCGAGGCGTACGGCACGCTGCGGGCGTTCACCGGCTCGGTGCCGCCGGTCGCGCCGGAGTCGCTGGTGCTGCCCGCCGGCGCCGGGGCCCCGGCCGCGCTCGGCCCGTCCGCGCTGCCCGACGACGCGGTGATCTGCTCCTGCCACAACGTCACCAAGGGCACGATCCGCGGCGCGGTCACCGGCCACCGGTGCACCACCGTGCCCGAGGTGAAGAAGTGCACCAAGGCCGGTACCGGCTGCGGCAGTTGCGTCAAGGCGCTGGGCCAGCTGCTGGACGCCGAGCTGGAGGCGAACGGCGTCGAGGTCGACAAGGGCCTGTGCGGCTGCTTCTCCCGCACCCGCGAGGAGCTGTACGAGATCGTCCTCGCCCTGCGCATCACCTCCCACCGCGAACTGCTGGACCGGTACGGCCGCGAGGAGGCGCGCGGCGGCGACGGCTGCGAGGTGTGCAAGCCGACCGTCGGCTCGATCGTCGCGTCCCTCGCGCCGGCGATCGGCGCGAGCACCTATGTGCTGGACGGCGAGCAGGCGGCCCTCCAGGACACCAACGACCACTTCCTGGCCAACCTGCAGAGGAACGGCTCGTACTCGGTGGTGCCGCGCATCCCCGGCGGGGAGATCGCGCCGGAGAAACTGATCGTGATCGGCGAGATCGCCCGCGACTTCGGGCTCTACACGAAGATCACCGGCGGCCAGCGGATCGACATGTTCGGCGCGCGGGTCGAGCAGCTCCCCCTGATCTGGACCCGGCTGGTCGACGCCGGCTTCGAGTCGGGCCACGCGTACGGCAAGTCGCTGCGCACGGTGAAGTCCTGCGTCGGACGGACCTGGTGCCGCTACGGCGTCCAGGACTCGGTGCGCATGGCGATCGACCTGGAGCTGCGCTACCGGGGCCTGCGCTCCCCGCACAAGCTGAAGTCGGCGGTGTCCGGCTGCCAGCGCGAGTGCGCGGAGGCCCGGTCGAAGGACTTCGGCGTCATCGCCACCGCCCACGGCTGGAACCTCTACGTCGGCGGGAACGGCGGCGCCACTCCGCGCCACGCCGACCTGCTCGCGCAGGACCTCTCCGACGACGGGCTGATCCGCCTCATCGACCGGTTCCTGATGTTCTACATCCGCACCGCGGACCGGCTGGAGCGCACCTCCGCCTGGCTGGAGCGCGTCCCCGGCGGCCTGGACCACGTACGGGACGTGGTGGTGCACGACTCGCTGGGCATCTGCGACGAACTGGAGGCGCTGATGGCCGCGCACGTCGCGCACTACCGCGACGAGTGGGCGGAGACCGTCGACGACCCGGAGAAGCTGGCCCGGTTCGTGTCCTTCGTGAACGCCCCGGACACCCCCGACCCGGTGGTCGCCTTCGTCCCCGAACGCGGCCAGATCAAGCCCGACCTGCCCCTGCTGAGCATCGGCCCGCGTCCCGCCGACGACGTCCTGGAAGGAAGCGCACAGCGATGA
- a CDS encoding FAD-dependent oxidoreductase, with product MTSNERVVVIGSGLAGVRLARRLGELGTPVTLIGEEEHPPYNRVLLAEVLAGRYRPEVIALPAPAELVRARVTGIDRDRRTVVRADGSETAYGRLVLATGSNPVLPPLRGLFTKDRELPRGVHAFRTLDDCLGLSAEVRPGVRAVVIGGGLLGVSAARALAVRGARVVLAQQAERLMERQLDPAASALVRRHLTGLGVEVHTECRVRDVRCAGGAVRSVELADGYALDADLVVLACGVRPRVSLARAAGLDVAEGVVVDDELRTSDPCVHAVGDCVQHAGTVYGLAAPALEQADALAALLAGDAAARYTGTRSLTRLTLTGPDSPFDLAAFGETEGLPGDDVVRLADATRGTYRKVVVRGDRLVGGVLVGELGAVGALARAWEGAEPLPSDGGPLLHLLTHDGGS from the coding sequence ATGACCTCGAACGAGCGCGTGGTGGTGATCGGCTCCGGCCTCGCGGGCGTACGTCTCGCCCGGCGGCTCGGCGAGCTGGGCACGCCCGTGACGCTGATCGGCGAGGAGGAGCACCCGCCGTACAACCGGGTGCTGCTCGCCGAGGTGCTCGCCGGGCGCTACCGGCCCGAGGTGATCGCCCTGCCCGCCCCCGCGGAGCTGGTCCGCGCCCGGGTCACCGGCATCGACCGGGACCGGCGGACCGTCGTCCGCGCGGACGGCTCGGAGACCGCCTACGGGCGGCTGGTGCTGGCCACCGGCTCCAACCCCGTCCTGCCGCCGCTGCGCGGCCTGTTCACGAAGGACCGTGAGCTGCCCCGGGGCGTGCACGCGTTCCGCACCCTGGACGACTGCCTGGGCCTGTCCGCCGAGGTGCGGCCGGGCGTGCGGGCGGTGGTGATCGGCGGCGGGCTGCTCGGCGTGTCCGCGGCCCGCGCGCTGGCCGTGCGCGGCGCGCGGGTGGTCCTCGCCCAGCAGGCCGAGCGGCTCATGGAACGCCAGCTCGACCCGGCCGCCTCCGCGCTGGTCCGGCGCCATCTGACGGGGCTCGGCGTGGAGGTGCACACCGAGTGCCGGGTGCGGGACGTGCGCTGCGCCGGCGGCGCGGTCCGCTCGGTGGAGCTGGCCGACGGCTACGCCCTGGACGCCGACCTCGTGGTGCTGGCCTGCGGGGTGCGCCCGAGGGTCTCCCTCGCGCGGGCCGCCGGGCTCGACGTGGCCGAGGGCGTCGTCGTCGACGACGAGCTGCGCACCTCAGACCCGTGCGTCCACGCGGTCGGCGACTGCGTCCAGCACGCCGGCACCGTCTACGGGCTGGCCGCGCCGGCCCTGGAGCAGGCCGACGCGCTCGCCGCGCTGCTCGCCGGGGACGCCGCCGCCCGCTACACCGGCACCCGTTCGCTCACCCGGCTCACCCTGACCGGCCCGGACAGCCCCTTCGACCTGGCCGCGTTCGGCGAGACCGAGGGGCTGCCGGGCGACGACGTCGTGCGGCTCGCCGACGCCACCCGCGGCACCTACCGCAAGGTCGTGGTCCGCGGCGACCGCCTGGTCGGCGGCGTGCTGGTCGGCGAACTCGGCGCCGTCGGCGCCCTCGCGCGCGCCTGGGAGGGAGCGGAACCGCTCCCGTCCGACGGCGGGCCCCTGCTCCACCTGCTCACCCACGACGGAGGCTCCTGA
- a CDS encoding TSUP family transporter: MPDISLTTVVLLCVAALVAGWIDAVVGGGGLLLLPALLLGLPAGTPAAHALGTNKAVAIVGTTGAAVTYARKAPVDVRTAVRIGLAALAGSSGGAFLAAGMSTEVLKPVIMVVLLAVAAFVILRPAFGTAPAPGPATRRQILAAIGLAGLGIGFYDGLIGPGTGTFLVLALTAVLHLDLVTASATAKIVNCCTNAGALATFAWQGAVLWHLAALMAVFNLAGGMLGARTALKRGSGFVRVVLLTVVFALVANLAYEQWVA; this comes from the coding sequence ATGCCCGACATCTCGCTGACCACGGTCGTCCTGCTCTGCGTGGCCGCGCTCGTCGCCGGCTGGATCGACGCCGTGGTGGGCGGCGGCGGGCTGCTGCTCCTGCCGGCGCTGCTGCTCGGTCTGCCCGCCGGCACCCCGGCCGCGCACGCGCTGGGCACCAACAAGGCGGTCGCGATCGTGGGCACCACGGGTGCGGCGGTGACGTACGCCCGCAAGGCGCCGGTGGACGTGCGGACGGCGGTGCGGATCGGGCTGGCCGCCCTCGCCGGGTCGTCCGGCGGTGCGTTCCTCGCGGCCGGGATGAGCACCGAGGTGCTCAAGCCGGTCATCATGGTGGTGCTGCTCGCGGTGGCCGCCTTCGTCATCCTGCGGCCCGCCTTCGGCACCGCACCCGCGCCGGGCCCGGCCACCCGCCGGCAGATCCTCGCCGCGATCGGCCTGGCCGGCCTCGGCATCGGCTTCTACGACGGCCTGATCGGCCCCGGCACCGGCACGTTCCTCGTCCTGGCGCTCACCGCCGTGCTCCACCTCGACCTGGTCACCGCCTCCGCCACCGCCAAGATCGTCAACTGCTGCACCAACGCGGGCGCCCTCGCCACCTTCGCCTGGCAGGGCGCGGTCCTGTGGCACCTGGCGGCCCTGATGGCGGTCTTCAACCTGGCGGGCGGCATGCTCGGCGCCCGTACCGCCCTGAAGCGCGGCAGCGGTTTCGTCCGCGTGGTCCTGCTGACGGTGGTCTTCGCCCTGGTGGCGAACCTGGCGTACGAGCAGTGGGTGGCGTAG
- a CDS encoding DUF1963 domain-containing protein, translating into MTTTLMTYAGPVDDRAPVTRTGGVPLVPAGFTWPRCAECAGPMQFLAQVPADAPGAQGAEAAEHVLSVFMCQNDPGLCDEWDPVAGGNRALVFPRAGLAPAPVPEEGETLLPETCGVDRTAVDAVSYSEARDRWAQASGRPVRDVLGGLGGAPAWLQGDETPVCPSCARAMSFVAQFEEGRDEGTAMNFGGGGCGYAFACVPCAEGAFLWQS; encoded by the coding sequence GTGACCACCACCTTGATGACGTATGCCGGGCCGGTCGACGACCGTGCGCCGGTGACCCGCACCGGCGGCGTGCCGCTGGTCCCGGCCGGGTTCACCTGGCCGCGGTGCGCGGAGTGCGCGGGGCCGATGCAGTTCCTCGCGCAGGTGCCGGCGGACGCCCCCGGGGCACAGGGGGCCGAGGCTGCCGAGCACGTCCTGTCGGTTTTCATGTGCCAGAACGACCCGGGGCTGTGCGACGAGTGGGATCCGGTCGCGGGCGGCAACCGGGCGCTGGTGTTCCCCCGCGCCGGACTCGCGCCCGCCCCGGTGCCGGAGGAGGGCGAGACCCTGCTGCCGGAGACCTGTGGCGTCGACCGCACGGCGGTCGACGCGGTCTCCTACTCCGAGGCCCGCGACCGCTGGGCGCAGGCGAGCGGCCGTCCCGTGCGGGACGTCCTCGGGGGCCTGGGCGGCGCTCCCGCGTGGCTCCAGGGCGACGAGACGCCGGTGTGCCCGTCGTGCGCGCGGGCGATGAGCTTCGTCGCCCAGTTCGAGGAGGGCCGCGACGAGGGGACCGCGATGAACTTCGGCGGTGGCGGCTGCGGGTACGCCTTCGCCTGCGTGCCGTGCGCGGAAGGCGCGTTCCTCTGGCAGAGCTGA
- a CDS encoding class F sortase — translation MRRRFRRPRSPGNAAMAAVTVCALCTGAVLLRNGGGDAPPQPSAAQAHSALDAHGPARSAAPALPPSPPDRVRIPAIGVDAPLTGLGLTPAGSLDVPPADRPDLAGWYEAGATPGERGTAIVAGHVDNADGPAVFYSLGALHKGSTVEVARRDGTVAVFTVDAVEAYDARDFPDEKVYGPAGRPELRVITCGAGYSPATGYRGNVVVYAHLTGTR, via the coding sequence ATGCGCCGCAGGTTCCGCCGGCCCCGGAGTCCGGGCAACGCGGCGATGGCCGCCGTCACGGTGTGCGCCCTGTGCACGGGGGCCGTGCTGCTGCGGAACGGCGGGGGCGACGCCCCGCCGCAGCCGTCCGCCGCGCAGGCGCACTCCGCACTCGACGCGCACGGCCCGGCGCGGTCCGCGGCCCCCGCGCTGCCGCCGTCGCCGCCCGACCGGGTGCGCATTCCGGCGATCGGCGTGGACGCGCCGCTGACCGGCCTGGGGCTGACCCCGGCCGGCTCCCTCGACGTGCCGCCAGCCGACCGCCCGGACCTGGCCGGCTGGTACGAGGCCGGCGCCACTCCCGGTGAGCGGGGCACGGCGATCGTCGCGGGCCACGTCGACAACGCCGACGGCCCGGCCGTCTTCTACTCGCTCGGCGCCCTGCACAAGGGCAGCACGGTCGAGGTGGCCCGGCGCGACGGCACGGTCGCCGTGTTCACGGTGGACGCCGTCGAGGCGTACGACGCCCGGGACTTCCCCGACGAGAAGGTCTACGGCCCGGCCGGCCGACCGGAGCTCCGCGTCATCACCTGCGGCGCCGGCTACTCCCCCGCCACCGGCTACCGCGGCAACGTGGTCGTCTACGCCCACCTGACGGGGACCCGCTGA
- a CDS encoding molybdopterin-dependent oxidoreductase, with protein sequence MRSTVTSTHCPYCALQCGMNLTPAADGRTVEVSERADFPVNRGALCGKGRTAPAVLSPAVRLTSPLVRSAAGALEPASWEEALDRVAEGIGNARAHHGADAVGVFGGGGLTNEKAYSLGKFARVVLGTSQIDYNGRFCMSSAAAAGGRAFGLDRGLPFPLEDVPRTGCVILVGANPAETMPPALRYFTELRENGGTLIVVDPRRTRTAEQADLHLAPRPGTDLALALGLLHLVVAEGRTDEEYIRERTAGWEETRASAMAHWPEYVERITGVPVPRLREAVRLFCEPESAMVLTARGPEQQSKGTDTVSAWINLALATGRPGRPLSGYGCLTGQGNGQGGREHGQKADQLPGYRKLTDPAARAHVAEVWGVAPDSLPGPGRSAYELLDALGTDIRALLLMGSNPVVSAPRAAHVEERVRSLDFLAVCDVVLSETAELADVVLPVTQWAEETGTITSLEGRVLLRRRAVTPPAGVRGDLEVLHELAARLGGEGSPEKRFPTDPEEVFEELRRASAGGPADYSGITYRRLAEGNGVFWPCPSPEAPGEDAGTVHPGTPRLFLDRFATEDGRARFVPVSHRAIAEEPEEEYPVLLTTGRVVAQYQSGAQTRRVDELNAAAPGPFVELHPRLAQRLGAREGDPVAVVSRRGRAVAPARITTAIRPDTVFMPFHWAGEGRANTLTNPALDPTSRMPEFKACAVRLEAVRP encoded by the coding sequence ATGCGAAGCACCGTGACGTCCACGCACTGCCCCTACTGCGCGCTGCAGTGCGGCATGAACCTGACGCCGGCCGCCGACGGGCGGACCGTCGAGGTGAGCGAGCGCGCGGACTTCCCGGTGAACCGGGGGGCGCTGTGCGGGAAGGGGCGGACCGCGCCGGCCGTGCTGTCCCCGGCCGTGCGGCTGACCTCGCCGCTGGTGCGGTCGGCGGCGGGCGCGCTGGAGCCGGCCTCCTGGGAGGAGGCGCTGGACCGGGTCGCCGAAGGGATCGGAAACGCTCGCGCGCACCACGGCGCGGACGCGGTCGGGGTGTTCGGCGGGGGCGGTCTCACCAACGAGAAGGCGTACTCCCTGGGGAAGTTCGCGCGGGTGGTGCTGGGCACCTCGCAGATCGACTACAACGGGCGGTTCTGCATGTCGTCGGCCGCCGCCGCGGGAGGCAGGGCGTTCGGCCTCGACCGGGGTCTGCCGTTCCCGCTGGAGGACGTCCCGAGGACCGGCTGTGTGATCCTCGTCGGCGCCAACCCCGCCGAGACCATGCCCCCGGCCCTGCGCTACTTCACCGAGCTGAGGGAGAACGGCGGCACCCTGATCGTCGTCGACCCGCGTCGCACGCGCACCGCCGAGCAGGCCGACCTGCACCTGGCGCCGCGCCCCGGCACCGACCTCGCGCTGGCCCTGGGCCTGCTGCACCTGGTCGTCGCCGAGGGGCGCACCGACGAGGAGTACATCCGGGAGCGCACGGCCGGCTGGGAGGAGACCCGGGCCTCGGCGATGGCGCACTGGCCGGAGTACGTGGAACGCATCACCGGCGTGCCCGTGCCGCGACTCCGCGAGGCCGTACGGCTGTTCTGCGAGCCCGAGTCCGCGATGGTGCTCACCGCGCGGGGGCCCGAGCAGCAGTCCAAGGGCACCGACACGGTGAGCGCGTGGATCAACCTGGCCCTGGCGACCGGCCGGCCCGGCCGCCCGCTGTCCGGGTACGGCTGTCTGACCGGGCAGGGCAACGGGCAGGGCGGGCGCGAACACGGCCAGAAGGCCGACCAGTTGCCCGGTTACCGCAAGCTGACCGACCCGGCGGCGCGGGCGCACGTGGCGGAGGTCTGGGGCGTCGCCCCGGACAGTCTGCCCGGACCGGGCCGCAGCGCGTACGAGCTGCTGGACGCGCTGGGCACGGACATCCGCGCGCTGCTGCTGATGGGCTCCAACCCGGTGGTGTCGGCGCCGCGCGCCGCGCACGTCGAGGAGCGCGTCCGCTCGCTGGACTTCCTGGCGGTGTGCGACGTGGTGCTGTCGGAGACGGCCGAACTCGCCGACGTCGTGCTGCCGGTGACGCAGTGGGCGGAGGAGACGGGCACCATCACCAGCCTGGAGGGCAGGGTGCTGCTGCGTCGCCGGGCCGTCACCCCGCCGGCGGGCGTGCGCGGCGACCTGGAGGTGCTGCACGAGCTCGCCGCGCGGCTGGGCGGCGAGGGCAGCCCGGAGAAGCGCTTCCCGACCGACCCCGAGGAGGTCTTCGAGGAGCTGCGCCGGGCCAGCGCGGGCGGCCCCGCGGACTACTCGGGGATCACCTACCGGCGGCTGGCCGAGGGGAACGGGGTGTTCTGGCCGTGCCCCTCCCCCGAGGCCCCCGGTGAGGACGCCGGGACCGTCCACCCCGGCACCCCCCGCCTCTTCCTGGACCGGTTCGCCACCGAGGACGGCCGGGCGCGGTTCGTTCCGGTGTCGCACCGGGCGATCGCCGAGGAGCCCGAGGAGGAGTACCCGGTGCTGCTCACCACCGGGCGGGTCGTGGCGCAGTACCAGTCCGGCGCGCAGACACGGCGCGTGGACGAACTGAACGCCGCCGCGCCCGGCCCGTTCGTGGAGCTGCACCCCCGGCTCGCGCAGCGGCTCGGCGCCCGCGAGGGCGACCCGGTGGCCGTGGTGTCCCGGCGCGGCCGGGCGGTCGCCCCGGCCCGGATCACCACCGCGATCCGCCCCGACACGGTGTTCATGCCGTTCCACTGGGCCGGTGAGGGCCGCGCCAACACCCTCACCAACCCGGCCCTCGACCCGACGTCCCGGATGCCGGAGTTCAAGGCGTGCGCGGTACGGCTCGAGGCGGTACGCCCGTGA
- a CDS encoding ElyC/SanA/YdcF family protein codes for MRRFAFHRPRLPRTRAGQRRLVRAVVAVCVLALLPATWLRLSTGDRLRTVADVPRTEVAVVFGAGLWDGEPSPYLAHRLDAAAELYRAGRIRVVLVTGDNSREEYDEPDAMRAYLTRHGVPDARIVSDYAGFDTWDSCVRARKIFGVDRAVLISQGFHIRRAVALCEAAGVTSYGVGVADRHDVTWYYGGAREVLAAGKAALDAVFRPDPHFLGPEEAGVRRALADARGSGGPD; via the coding sequence ATGCGCCGTTTCGCGTTTCACCGCCCGCGGCTGCCGCGCACCCGCGCGGGGCAGCGGCGGCTGGTGCGGGCCGTGGTGGCGGTGTGCGTGCTGGCGCTGCTGCCGGCGACCTGGCTGCGGCTGAGCACCGGCGACCGGCTGCGCACCGTCGCCGACGTGCCGCGCACCGAGGTGGCCGTGGTGTTCGGCGCGGGGCTGTGGGACGGGGAGCCGTCGCCCTACCTCGCGCACCGGCTGGACGCGGCGGCGGAGCTGTACCGCGCGGGGCGGATCCGGGTGGTGCTGGTCACCGGCGACAACAGCCGGGAGGAGTACGACGAGCCGGACGCGATGCGCGCCTACCTGACCCGGCACGGGGTGCCCGACGCGCGGATCGTCAGCGACTACGCGGGCTTCGACACCTGGGACTCCTGCGTCCGCGCCCGGAAGATCTTCGGCGTGGACCGGGCGGTGCTCATCAGCCAGGGCTTCCACATCCGGCGGGCGGTGGCGCTGTGCGAGGCGGCGGGCGTCACGTCGTACGGCGTCGGCGTGGCCGACCGCCACGACGTCACCTGGTACTACGGCGGCGCCCGCGAGGTCCTCGCGGCCGGGAAGGCGGCCCTGGACGCGGTGTTCCGGCCGGACCCGCACTTCCTCGGGCCCGAGGAGGCGGGGGTGCGGCGGGCGCTGGCGGACGCCCGCGGTTCCGGCGGGCCGGACTGA